The Cottoperca gobio chromosome 15, fCotGob3.1, whole genome shotgun sequence genome segment ttttttattattttccccCGCTTTTCATGCAGTCCTTGGGAACGGCAGCTCAACAACGTCGTTGCTAGGCGACACGCACAGTGATGATTCTCAGTGATTATTCAAAGCTGTCTGACTTACTGaaataaatgacttttaaagaaataaaaaaataaataccaccACATTACAGTCACATTGTTTGTCACACCAGTGTAACATAAGTTTaagttgaatttctttttttatgataaaccattacttttaaaaacatctgggGGAAAATGTAGAATGATTAATTGTGAGTTACTCCATTTACTACACATACACTAATGACACAACttctattaaaataaaaacatcaactgttttttttgttacaaacAATTTATTGACATCTCATTCAATAAGCAAACAgtacatctaaaaaaaaaaagaatcactgCAGTTTTGGCACTACACTATACGTAAGTGAGGTACTAAATGCTTCAATGATTGGACTGATTTCAAGTCATCAGGGAAAAGCAAACCAAAGGAATTTCCTTTCATCTCAGTGAGTTTTAGAAAAAGGTAAGTGATACCAGGGATAAAAGGGACAAGGTCACAATTATGGACAGGCGGTGAGGTTATTTTCTTGCAACGCGACACATGAAATGGTAATCAAACAGTTCTCACAGCAAACGCATCACACAGAACAGCAGTGGGGAGCTTGCCCTCTCCCTTTCTTCGCAAGAGTAGATGACAATAGGCTCCATTGCTAAAAGCTCAGCCATCTACTTTACCTCAGAAATACCTtctatgaaaaaaagaaaacttaccacttcaaaaaagtcaaataaataaataaatatgtttgtgcaTATTTGCTATACAatgacatatacatacacacacacacacacacacacacacacacacacacacacacacacacacacacacacacacaatgcatataatcatatataGATCAAACAGTCACAAACATTGTGTGTTGCAGCCAGGAAAATAGTCAGTTCTCTGTGGCTTGTAACAAACACTTCACTATTCGGAGATAGTAAAGAGTATGTCTGACACTGGACATCGTGTTGGCTCAGAGTTGATACTTGGGATAGAATCCTGAGAAATGTGTTGGACACTGGCCGATGTCTTCAAGCATCCgataaatgtacacacacatacaccagtgcacatgcacacaaaccaaaaaaaagaggaaataaaactgTACAGTAATGTTACAAACTGCAGGTCATTCATTCCTGCAATGATTGATCCTTAAATATTAAGTATAGTAGAAATGTAAATGAGCtaaatacatgaatacacaACTTATCAATCCTTATGTGTGTCACAACTCAGTTGCTTTGTGTGCCACTCTTCTTCCAGGGTGATGCTGTGCCTTTCAGTCAAGAACTGGAGCCTCCTCCCCAATGCAGGCTGGTATCTGTAAAGTCTAGAGTTGTTCCAAACTGATACCagtaaatcaaaaacaaacatcactgtAAAAAGGTGGCGCGAGGAGTtttctctaaataaaaaaaaaaagatcctttCAGCAGCTTTATTTGACCGTGTTCACTGATGAATAACAATGaatttggatgtgtgtgtgaacacattcagtaatattcatatttgaaGAACAGTGTGCAGTTAAAATGCTTTACCAGGTTTTAGGCATAGTAACAGGGGGAGACCAGCAAGTCGGTCAGTACCAGCAGCTGGTCATCTGTGAACTGCTGCTTATGTTGCTGCCAGTTGTCATGGTGAGTCCTTCGGAAATTTGACAGAGTTTTCTTCACAGTCATCTGGAAGACAAACACAAGTTATGgctatgttttcatttcttgtAACACAGTAAATAATTGCCATGACATTGCACTGGTTCTGTTGACAACAAGAGCTATGCTGTTGGGGGAAAGTGAGGTTGAAAGATAATTCCACTGCAACAGTATAAAGGGGATAAGTAGGCGATCACACATACTTCAATGGGTTGTGTGTCATTGAGGTGAGCACTCAGGTCCATCAACAGCTGGGGCATCCAGGTGGGCACGTCATATGGGCTGGAGAGAATACAAGCGCTCAACCCGAGAACACCTGCATGGCGCCGCACCAGgtctacaaaaacacaacaggagGGATTCCATTAAAATGAGAGAACAGCATATTGAGTACGTCATCACATATTCCAGACAAGTTCCTTACCGGCAGAGGGTATAGTGTCCACTGTAGAGCCGagctccctcttcctcttcttagGCAGGCAAGTCTTGCAGAGAGCCTCAAAATGTGCCTGCATGGGGGCGTCCATGGACAGGAAATTGCACTGAAGAAAGCCGCTGAGTGTTGTGGCGGCCATTTCTCTTAcctataaaacaaaaaggcagaaagTGGAGATGTGGACATTTGAAGAGCATTGTGTCACTACGGTGCATTACAACACACATAATGGTGCAACTGAGTTAATGGATTAAATAGCGGATTAATCTGGAAATTTCTGCCAGTACTTAATATAATGATGTCATAAAAGGAACGAGGAGGAAATTGACAAGCTAAAGCAGACTTTGCTTACATCGTACATAAAGACAGCTGACCCCAAAAATCTATCTAAATTGATAAATAGTTCTACAGGCGAGAGGGAAATTATGTCGTTCGGAGTCATCGAGAGACAGTGTGGCTTGGATTCTCCATGTGTGAATCATACAGTCACAGGTGTTCTAAAGGTTCATCATATATTCTGGCAATTATGCCATCACTAACTAGCGTAGCATCTTGGTCTGGTCTTTTTACTGCCCATACTAACACACAAGCCCCAGCACCTTACCTACCACCTCTTGCTGCGCTGTATAACACATAGCAAAGCAACGATGTCATTAGGCAGGGTGTTCCACTAGTGTGTACACTGGCCAGCTGGATGGAAATAGCAGCCTGCTGGGGACTGggggtggatgtgtgtgtggggatacTTCTCTGTAATGTGAGCTAAAACTGTCTGTTGcacattttatgtctcttttctCAGTGAAATTCTCAGCATGGAGAGTAAACTTATAAATGGGTAATATGCATATTCTTGAGCAGCGTTctgcagaagaaaaacatatttaataagaaaagGAAGGTTCCTCATGAGTTAAGCTGGAGGATTTTGTGTAACACAGGTtacttaataatataataaaaggaAGGGGTCACTGCATGCATAAAATGTGTCGTGTTAGCTAATCAAGTTCTgtgaacatttgtatttgtctaATAAAGGTGATCCTGAAGAGTCATATATAAGGTCTATGAAATCAGCCTTAGGTTAGTTTAAGAGGCCAAATAAAAAAGGGTACTTCTATCCATCCCCCACTTCTCCTTTGTCTCTACtccatccctctccctctcatcctccttCAATCTGAACGTTATCTCCATAGCAACAGATTACTGCAGCCTGTGGTTTCCATAGCAACAGCTAGAGGACTGAAGGGGGGGTAGAGAGTGGAGAGCCAGGAGGAGAGTGCTGAATCACTACAGTGAAGCTGAAAGACAGTGAGACTGCCTGCTAGCATAAACAAGCATGTATTGGCCAATAGCTTGGCGATCATTATATAATCAAAGTGCCATACGTTTGCTCAACTTCCAACCATCTTCCAGTGACAGGTATGCCAGACTGACATGATTcagctttacatttttaatgtttccaATGTTGTGAATGAATGGTTGTTCTCACCTCCAGCTGCTCATCCTCCAGCAGTCGTATCACCAGTGCCCGGACGTCATTCACTGCTTTCTGGTCACTCATGAAGGTGAACAGGTTGTAAAACACCATAATCTGGAGGTATGTGAGCACCGTGTAGCGAGCGTGCCAGGAGCTGCTGCCAGCAATCTGCAACACACAACAATAAACCCATCCCAAATCAATAACATACTCTGAGCATTTTGTTTCATAAGTAGAACAGGCCATGCCATGGATGAGTCCACCATTAAAAAGCTCCTCTTTTGGAGAATGCcacccatttaaaaaaatgtatgtgcaATGGGTTACAACAGTTAAATCAGAAATTGTGAGCATGAAGAAGTCGATCATGTGTGTCATACCAGTTCACAGCTTGGAACTGTTCAGCGTGTTAGTTAATCGACTTTGTTAATTACGTTggctatttctctctctcttcatgttGCCCATGTTGTTGCGCATCCAAAAATCGCCAGAGAATCTTCCTGTCACAGTTACCATTTTCAGGTTCTCTCGCTTATTCTCCAGAGAGCTGAACACTATTGTACCGAGACAATTCCTTATTGAACAGATTCATTTAAGAATGGACGTTCAACAGGGCAGCCTCAAAAACCTCATTAAGTCATCATTCCCTTTGAACCTTTTATCCGTTTGCTTATTGGCATTGTAGGTCATAAGACGTGAGGGTCTGTGAAAAGCCCAGTCATGTGTGATGCAGCTAAAAAGTGGAATAATAGCCACAGCTGCCAGATGACTCACCTCCTGCAGAGCACTGAGGACCATTGGGATCTGTTCTGTGTAAAGGAGTCCCTGAGacatcagagacagacaggtcttTGCATCCCTCTTCAGTTCATCGTAACTGTCGTCATTCTCAACTGGAGCAATCtggcacagaggacagagatagGTTAACGGAAAGGCAGGCGTCATTTTAATTCCCTGCATGGTGTATACATTAAgcgttaaaatgtaaaagttggTAGTGACAAGGCTAACTGATCAAAGCTTTGAATGAATGAGCGGGAGTTTCACCTTGAAGAGCAGGGGAAGCAACCGTAGTTGTTCTGGGACCGCAGTAGAGAAGGAGCGACCAGCACTTGCAATCAGCCACTTCAGCACTGCAGACAGGATATTTTTTACGTTTAAAAGAATGAGGCTTTGCTTAAGTTGTAGGTTTTTGAACTCCTACGATAACTAGTACTCACGGCGATAAGAACCTCGACCCACCTGTTTTGAGTAGCTTGATGGCCTGCGTCCTCTCATCCTGCTCTCCCACCTCAATCTCCTCAACCACGTGGTTCTGGATCTCCTCGTCGCCCTCGGTTAGAGGCTTCAGCTGCAACAGAATTCGCTCGGTGAAGTCCGAGATGCGCGGGGATGTGGTTGGCCGAGTGCATGGCAAGTTGACATCAATCATGAAGATGTATGTGAGAACGCTGGAAGCATATCAAATCAAAAAAGGGGGACAACATGAGACAGAGGgaagagggaaataaaaaaggttgatAATCTAAAATAGTGGGTGTAAAAAAAAGGACCTCACCTGCCAATGCGTTCTCGTACATTCTTGTACACCTGTGTAAGTTTGGGCTCCAGGTATTGTAGCAACCTGTGGAGGAGCTCAGGAACACGCCACTCCTGCTGAGCTAGGCCTCCCTGCAGCACATAGAGACGACtggaaaggaaaaagaaacgCAATCATCACAGTTTTGTCAGTCACATCAACATCTGCTTCAGGCAGCAACCTTTCCACTCACCAGGCATCGACAAAGGAGCCCCCCTCTCCGTTGACGGGAGACTCCATTAGCAACTCAAACAGCCAGTAGAGCTTGCGTGGGTCTCTACTCTCCTGTacgagacaaaaacaacagagtCATATAAAAGGAAGGAGTGACACACATTCAACAAAAAAGGAAGGCTAAAGACATGATGGGTATAAACGAGCAGGAGCTTACACAGGCTGTGGCAATGCAGGTGCCCCAGTCTGCATACGTTTCTATTGTGATGTTGGACAGGGCAGTACGGAGCAGCGGACACAACAGCTCCCAAAGGTTCTCAACCTGTAAAAGAGCACAAGTGTAGGTACCGGTTTATTAGCGTAGTAAGATCTATCGTCTGGAAAGACACTCAAAAAAGATTTGAAGAAAAAGCACCATCAGAAACCAGAGcatgatgttattatacataGTATTTTTATGAAACTTTCCCTTGTATAAATTCTGATGACTTTTCCAATGTGAAACATAAAGCCACCACTACATGAGAGTTTCAATTCCGTACCCTTGAGTAGCTCCAGTGCTTGGAGCCTCTGATCAGTCCAGAGATGATCTCCGCAACACAGCGCTGTTTGCTCTCATGTGTGTCGGCCACTAGACGCTCCATGTGTGGCCGCAGCAGGGGGAGAAAAACGTCCCCAAAATTGCGGAACAatccctaaaaaaaaaaaaagagcagaaggagtcaaataaatgtctttactGGCAGACTTCAGTTGCATTTAACACGACTCTGGTGGAATCTCACCTTGAACAAACAGAACCTGCGAGGGCTGAACTTGTCTTTGCCCTTACGCTCCTCGAGAGAGAGGAACTCGATGAACTGGTTGATGAATACTGGGTCTGAGAAGTGGTCGAAGATGATCTGTTCCCGCTGTTAGGAAGGGcatgaacatttgttttactaaatGCAGTTAACATTACGTTATTGGAAGTGTTGTATATTTCCcttgggggggagggggggggggggggggagatgtgtTATTGTGCACAAACCTCTGTCATTTCCTCTCTGGTCAGGTTCTGTTTGGGCTGCTCCTCCAGTGGTGCATAAATCATCAGTTTTCTGGAGAACAATAATGAGATGAtggcaaataaaaacaaagtgaaagatGATGTCCAACAcgtaacaaaataataaatataacaacgCAGCAAAAGACAGTCAAGTGCAGAAAACAAGTGAAAAATGTGAACCTTGGCCAGCTGTAGTATCCCCAGTGAGTCTTCTCCACAAACACGCAGACATCCCAGTCCTGCTGTGTGCGCGGCAGGCTGCTGCTGTTATACTGGAGCCATTTGTTGTCTTGACGGTCCCCTGCTACAATAGTACTTAGCTCCTTCCCTCCACCTAACAAAGATGAGTGATTTTTAGAAACTAAAATGATATAAGAGAACATACATGAACTGTAATATTCATACACAGTAGACAAACAAAACCTTACGATCCTTACAAAGCTCAGACGGGCTGACGGGGACTTTCTTATGCGGCctctttatttgtttcattatCCCTGCCACAGCTGATATCGCCACCTAATGGAGAACATaagacatttcaaataaaaatgtccacAGAAAAGACATGCTACTACTTGTTTAATTAGTGGTGTATGCCACACCTTGCGGACATAGAGGGAGTCATGGTTGAGGCTCTTCACAAAGAAGGTAACAGCAGGTGGTGGGAGTTGGTGGTCATCTCTCAGCAGCAATGACATGAAGCCAATTGCTATGTGTTCGAACTTCCAAGGCCTGTAATGTTAAAGCAGGCGTTACAGACTGatgactaaatataaaacaggatttgattaagtaaatattaaatgaacctacatgttgctgttgttcAGGAAGTCCAGCAGATCACCAATAAGCTGTTTGTATTTCCTACAAACAAGTAGAACAGTATTAGTGTTTGCACCTGTTATGTAACCAAATCTATCTTGTTCACATTAAGGTTGTGTGCAGAGTAAGCAGGTGGGTCATGAGTTAGTACTTTCACATTTGAAAGACCATGATGTGAACTTGAGAAGTGGTTGCTCAAAGAAGAGTCTTCGTATTCAAGTATAGGTCTTTGGTGTGGTGAtcattctttgtctttgttcctGATGTGAACTTACTCAACAGACTCGGAGTTTTTGAGCTCCTGCCTCTTCACACTCTCTGCTACTTCTTCCTCTGGAGGAACAGGCTCATTGGGAACAGGATTTCCAGTAGTCATGAGTTGTTTGGCCACAACACAGCACTCACCAGCAATCTAAGGggataaaaagacattttgttaAAACCCACAGAGGGGTGACTGATAAAAATATTGCCTTTTTTTCTTGCATAGCTATgctggaggggaggagagcagagagtaatggggggggggggggcggtttATTTAACTATTTCTTTTGGGACTAGCTTTTGTGGTAGCAAATGACTGAAATCTATATGTAAAACTGCTGAACCACTGTTAAATCATCTGTTTAGTAACTCAAAATGAGCTTTGTAACCTTTGAAACAAGTGAAGGTTGAGACCTTCCAGTCGTAAAGATTCTTGGGGTATGCTTTTTGGAAACTGGTTTTGACTAGATTTGTTTAGAGAAGACAAAATAGCCGAGAGGAGCAATAAACGCCTCTTTTTATGaccttgttttctttgcagattTACTATAACTACGCTGGTGGGGACAGGAATTAATATACATGCAGCCTCTGATGTGTCTGCTTACTGGTACCAGAACTTtagtaatacatttatttaagacAACAGAGACTGACCTGAGTGTTTCTTCATTCATCAAGCTTTTAAGGACCATTTTTATGAACAACAGTGGAAGTGTGAGGTTTGTAAGGTCAATGTCGGTTAAACTTTCCCCTACAGTACATAGTAAAGAAGATTCTGGTAGCTTCAATAAAGCTGCTCCTGGGTGGATTCAAGGGCAAAGACaacggcagagagagagatgctgttATTCTGGTGCTAAAGTAGCAATAATCATTTGTTCTACATCAgaattttgtctttttaaatttaGTTGAATTAGACCCATGTGCTGAAACACtgatatttttaatgtttatgacttaatatttttgcaataaatacaatttcacCAAATACTTCCAATCAGGGAAAACATACGATATTTTGATGTAGATTATCGTCTCTCAGAGCTAACCTACCATTTCAAAGTATCtgtatttgatttattgtgCTTCTATAAGCTCCTACAGATATAACAATTGCCTTTGATTCTATGACGCATTTGTGAAAGTGTTCGTAGTGTTTTTCTTACAGCGAAGTCAACGCCGATGGTCTCATACTGCCGATGGATTTTGTCTGCGAGGTCATCAAAGAGCCGCACAATGGAGGGTTTCTCCAGAGACATGGCTGAGCTGAGGCCAGAGCGGACAATGGCGGGCCATGTCAGAGCAATGCAGTCCCAGTCGTGCAAATTGGCCAGACACACTCCGCTGTGATTCCCCAGGAAACAGTACAAGGCACCCTGGAGAGGTACACGGAATGTTAATgagaaaatatgaacatttaattCTTGAACATGTAAAAGCTTTGCTAGTTTCTATGCTGTAAAGCACAACTACAGGTGTGTCAGAGAGGACTGTAATACTTTgaactgctgctgtgtgacactGCTGTTGTCCGGGTTGAGAAACTCGAGGACGTGGGGGATCAGATCTCTGCAGCAGAAATTGTAGGTTCCCAGCGCAGTGTACAACACATTTTGAGCTCTGCTGCGTACCTGGAAGGTGATTAAAAGTCTCAGTTAGGGTATCATTTACTGACAAGTATTAACACTAGTCAAATGTCTTTTTGATTTATAATGTGTAATGGCTAATccgtgacaaaaacaaaacaggaataaATGCCTCATTATGACGTAGATAATGTATTGCTGTGGACTGTGCAGTGGAACTCACTTGACTGTACGTGCTTGTGGAAAGCCTCAACAGATCTCTCATCAGCTCCTGGTGAATGCTCCTGTACTGACATCCTTCCACTGTCAGCTTTCGCAgctaataaaacacaaagaatcaaagttataaaaaggtataaatggtaaaaaatacaattataaccAATAtggtaatatttttaaaatgcatttaccTCATGCTGGAGCATGACTCGGTCTATTAGCAGTGCTCTGATGTGCTGCTTTCTGCCGTGGAGCTAAAAAAATACGACAACAAAGTATTATACACCGTCAGTCAGATAACAGTAGTATAAAAGTAACACAAGTGCAATAAAATGTTAGATTTCTCACTCTGTTTTCCATTGATTTCTTCACAAGGTTGAAGCTCTTCCAGCGGGAATCAAACTCATGTTTGTGAGAACCTTTGAATTGCAACAGGTCGCTGATAATCTGAAAGATATCACAGATGAATATATTGATTAGTGTTGGGCTGTGGGATCAATACATAAGCTACTGGCGATAGCCTGCGTCGAGACCTTGAGTGATTCAAGACGGCAAACGTGACTGAAATCAATGCAATGATAACCTATGCCTACACAATGTCCCACGCCGCTTATGATCATTTACAAACACTGCTCCACTGTGGCCTTCTAAAAGATATCATGCgagtgtatgttttgtttgaagGATTTGTAATTTATGATTTGTAATAGACACGAGCCATGCACATCAGCAGATGCTGGTAGGGGGTGGCAAAGTGCAACAGGGCACATTTGCTCTACAGCATTAATATCGGCACATAATTCAACACATACCCATAAAGGTATACAGGTTACTGCCTGCCTACCTTGATGATGGAGAAAAGAGACTTGGTGTCATCTTCAGAGTGCTCCAGGATGTAATCTGCAAGAAGAGGTAAAGGAACATGAGACGGCAGGACAGAGACCTACAGTACGCTGTGAGCCTGTTAGGATGTGACTACAGCCTGGTTAGGGATGTAGCTGTAGAAAGAGTATAACTGAGTATAACACTTACGCAGCAGCTGTCTCATCACTTTACAGAcaatgtctctgtagttctCTCTGGACTGATCTGCAGGTAGAAATAGTGTCAGATTACACTACAACAAACACTATGATTTACATGTATTATGAGCAACACTTTTATCATCCAACAGTTCTTAAGAAGTGACTTGCGTACCATACTCCACTCCAGTGTAGAGGTTGGTCTCATCTAGATTCACCATACTATGGaccctggggggggggggggggggaagcaggtTCGAAGCCTTGTTAACTACTACATAAAGTGGAGTCTGAAAActaatattttgaaataaaaatgtgcctCAAATCTGTCCAATATCAAGTCTTTAGGtgattgtttctgttttcagtaTCTAAATGTGCAAATTCAGTAGGCCTTCGATCCATGTATTTCAATGCATGAGCCAGAAGAGCTGGTATTGGGTGCTTCTAATTAATCTAAATTCTtatcaaatatgaaaacaacaaactccTTGGTCCCTCCCTCCAGAAGAACCCCATACATACGCTAACTGTTTTCCTAGACTTTAACTAACATTTGTGAACCAACTGTGTCTTTCTCTGGTTTTCTTGGTCAGGTCAGTTTTAGCATGTTAATGCAACTGCTCACAGTTCGGGTATGGCCTCTCCTTTCAGTGGAGGCATCAGACTCCCAGCTCCGAGGAGGCAGTGCTGAATAATGGTGAGGCTCTGAAGGACGTCAtctctgaaaaacacaaaatcaacatttgatctcatatatat includes the following:
- the psme4a gene encoding proteasome activator complex subunit 4A isoform X1, producing MKKAQSDTLGFVPQKDIVYNKLLPYADRLDEESNDILSKIKGNLCRAVQLREIWPGVLFWTRKLSTYMRLYGRKFSKEDHVLFIKLLYELVTIPKLEISMMQGLARLLINLLKKRELLSRDDLQLMWRPLYELYDRILFSKTEHLGLNWFPNSPRPRSSSKHIMLKLVQRCSVENVLKTLVKSCRPYFPASASQEMLDEWRPLLCPFDVTMQRAISYFELFLPTTLPPELHHKGFKLWFDELITLWLSVQNLPSWEVHLVNLFARLANDNIGYIDWDPYIPKIFTRILRSLNLPVGTSQMMVPRYVTNAYDISHVVLWVSSLLGGPSKEAQAQLSGLFNSITSFFHPSNHGRWLMKLMRLLQRLPASVVRRLHRERYRKPTWLTPIPDSHKLTEEDITAFVESMMQPVLLAMFSKTGSLDAAQALQNLALMRPELVIPPVLERTYPALETLTEPHQLTATLSCMIGVARSLVSGGQHFPEGPTHMLPLLMRALPGVDPNDFSKCMITFQFIATFVTLVPLVDCSSVLHERTDLTEVERELCSASAEFEDFVLLFMDRCFALIDSSTLEQTREETETEKMTQLESLVELGLSSTFSTILTQCSLDIFKVALEKVFNFATTNIFETRVAGRMVSDMCRAASKCHPAESLKVFVPHCCNAINQIAVNEEVLNEEELDKELMWNLQLLSEVTRVDGDKILPYRSDLVQILQLTLHLKCKQGYTLACNLLHHILRSSALIYPTEYCSMPGGFHQPISDYLPIKDWGRPGDLWNLDIRWHVPSVEETSFAFYLLDLILQPELQRLQRFAQGEQDMSRDDVLQSLTIIQHCLLGAGSLMPPLKGEAIPELVHSMVNLDETNLYTGVEYDQSRENYRDIVCKVMRQLLHYILEHSEDDTKSLFSIIKIISDLLQFKGSHKHEFDSRWKSFNLVKKSMENRLHGRKQHIRALLIDRVMLQHELRKLTVEGCQYRSIHQELMRDLLRLSTSTYSQVRSRAQNVLYTALGTYNFCCRDLIPHVLEFLNPDNSSVTQQQFKGALYCFLGNHSGVCLANLHDWDCIALTWPAIVRSGLSSAMSLEKPSIVRLFDDLADKIHRQYETIGVDFAIAGECCVVAKQLMTTGNPVPNEPVPPEEEVAESVKRQELKNSESVEKYKQLIGDLLDFLNNSNMPWKFEHIAIGFMSLLLRDDHQLPPPAVTFFVKSLNHDSLYVRKVAISAVAGIMKQIKRPHKKVPVSPSELCGGKELSTIVAGDRQDNKWLQYNSSSLPRTQQDWDVCVFVEKTHWGYYSWPRKLMIYAPLEEQPKQNLTREEMTEREQIIFDHFSDPVFINQFIEFLSLEERKGKDKFSPRRFCLFKGLFRNFGDVFLPLLRPHMERLVADTHESKQRCVAEIISGLIRGSKHWSYSRVENLWELLCPLLRTALSNITIETYADWGTCIATACESRDPRKLYWLFELLMESPVNGEGGSFVDACRLYVLQGGLAQQEWRVPELLHRLLQYLEPKLTQVYKNVRERIGSVLTYIFMIDVNLPCTRPTTSPRISDFTERILLQLKPLTEGDEEIQNHVVEEIEVGEQDERTQAIKLLKTVLKWLIASAGRSFSTAVPEQLRLLPLLFKIAPVENDDSYDELKRDAKTCLSLMSQGLLYTEQIPMVLSALQEIAGSSSWHARYTVLTYLQIMVFYNLFTFMSDQKAVNDVRALVIRLLEDEQLEVREMAATTLSGFLQCNFLSMDAPMQAHFEALCKTCLPKKRKRELGSTVDTIPSADLVRRHAGVLGLSACILSSPYDVPTWMPQLLMDLSAHLNDTQPIEMTVKKTLSNFRRTHHDNWQQHKQQFTDDQLLVLTDLLVSPCYYA
- the psme4a gene encoding proteasome activator complex subunit 4A isoform X2 is translated as MKKAQSDTLGFVPQKDIVYNKLLPYADRLDEESNDILSKIKGNLCRAVQLREIWPGVLFWTRKLSTYMRLYGRKFSKEDHVLFIKLLYELVTIPKLEISMMQGLARLLINLLKKRELLSRDDLQLMWRPLYELYDRILFSKTEHLGLNWFPNSVENVLKTLVKSCRPYFPASASQEMLDEWRPLLCPFDVTMQRAISYFELFLPTTLPPELHHKGFKLWFDELITLWLSVQNLPSWEVHLVNLFARLANDNIGYIDWDPYIPKIFTRILRSLNLPVGTSQMMVPRYVTNAYDISHVVLWVSSLLGGPSKEAQAQLSGLFNSITSFFHPSNHGRWLMKLMRLLQRLPASVVRRLHRERYRKPTWLTPIPDSHKLTEEDITAFVESMMQPVLLAMFSKTGSLDAAQALQNLALMRPELVIPPVLERTYPALETLTEPHQLTATLSCMIGVARSLVSGGQHFPEGPTHMLPLLMRALPGVDPNDFSKCMITFQFIATFVTLVPLVDCSSVLHERTDLTEVERELCSASAEFEDFVLLFMDRCFALIDSSTLEQTREETETEKMTQLESLVELGLSSTFSTILTQCSLDIFKVALEKVFNFATTNIFETRVAGRMVSDMCRAASKCHPAESLKVFVPHCCNAINQIAVNEEVLNEEELDKELMWNLQLLSEVTRVDGDKILPYRSDLVQILQLTLHLKCKQGYTLACNLLHHILRSSALIYPTEYCSMPGGFHQPISDYLPIKDWGRPGDLWNLDIRWHVPSVEETSFAFYLLDLILQPELQRLQRFAQGEQDMSRDDVLQSLTIIQHCLLGAGSLMPPLKGEAIPELVHSMVNLDETNLYTGVEYDQSRENYRDIVCKVMRQLLHYILEHSEDDTKSLFSIIKIISDLLQFKGSHKHEFDSRWKSFNLVKKSMENRLHGRKQHIRALLIDRVMLQHELRKLTVEGCQYRSIHQELMRDLLRLSTSTYSQVRSRAQNVLYTALGTYNFCCRDLIPHVLEFLNPDNSSVTQQQFKGALYCFLGNHSGVCLANLHDWDCIALTWPAIVRSGLSSAMSLEKPSIVRLFDDLADKIHRQYETIGVDFAIAGECCVVAKQLMTTGNPVPNEPVPPEEEVAESVKRQELKNSESVEKYKQLIGDLLDFLNNSNMPWKFEHIAIGFMSLLLRDDHQLPPPAVTFFVKSLNHDSLYVRKVAISAVAGIMKQIKRPHKKVPVSPSELCGGKELSTIVAGDRQDNKWLQYNSSSLPRTQQDWDVCVFVEKTHWGYYSWPRKLMIYAPLEEQPKQNLTREEMTEREQIIFDHFSDPVFINQFIEFLSLEERKGKDKFSPRRFCLFKGLFRNFGDVFLPLLRPHMERLVADTHESKQRCVAEIISGLIRGSKHWSYSRVENLWELLCPLLRTALSNITIETYADWGTCIATACESRDPRKLYWLFELLMESPVNGEGGSFVDACRLYVLQGGLAQQEWRVPELLHRLLQYLEPKLTQVYKNVRERIGSVLTYIFMIDVNLPCTRPTTSPRISDFTERILLQLKPLTEGDEEIQNHVVEEIEVGEQDERTQAIKLLKTVLKWLIASAGRSFSTAVPEQLRLLPLLFKIAPVENDDSYDELKRDAKTCLSLMSQGLLYTEQIPMVLSALQEIAGSSSWHARYTVLTYLQIMVFYNLFTFMSDQKAVNDVRALVIRLLEDEQLEVREMAATTLSGFLQCNFLSMDAPMQAHFEALCKTCLPKKRKRELGSTVDTIPSADLVRRHAGVLGLSACILSSPYDVPTWMPQLLMDLSAHLNDTQPIEMTVKKTLSNFRRTHHDNWQQHKQQFTDDQLLVLTDLLVSPCYYA